Genomic segment of Streptomyces sp. NBC_01210:
AGACATAACGCAGCAGCTCCGCAGAGGAGTTGAAGGACTGCGTGACGGTCTTGCCCGTCAGCCACACCTCACTCCTCGCGGCAGCGGACGTGGCGGTGAGCGCCTTCGCATAGCCGTCGCCGTACGCCCGCTTCACATACTGGTCGTCGACGAACGCGTCCACATCCACGTCGCCCACCAGCTTCGCCGACTTCAGCACCGGCACGTCCTTCTTCAGGGCGTCCACCAGCCGCGGCTTGAGCGTCGGGTCGAAGGTGGCGATGCCGTTGGCGCCGTTGTAGAGGTAGACCACCTCGGGCGGCAGCCCGGTCGCCTTGGCCACCGACTCCGCGGCCGCCACCGGGTGCGCACGGAGATACTCCGTCGCGTCGGCCTGCGCCCGCAGGAAGTCCTCGAGCACCGCGGGCCGCTTCTTCGCGAAGTCCTCGCGCGCCGTGACGCCGTGGAACGTCGGCAGGTTCAGCTCCGCCCCGTCGTACAACGCCTTCGCCCGGCCCTGGAACGCGAGCAGCCCCGGCCACGCCACGAACTGCGAGAGCGCGTCCACGCTGCCCGCCTGCAGTGCGGAGGCGCCCACCGCCGGCTGCTGGTTGAGCTTGCGGATGTCCTTCTCCGGGTCGATGTCCGCCCGCTGCAGCGCCCGTACGAGCGTGCCGTCGGCCGCCGAACCGACACTCGTCGACACCTTCTTGCCGCGCAGATCCTTCAGCGACGCCACCTTCGAATCCGGTGCCGTCACCACCGTGTTGAGCCCGCCGCGCAGGTTGTAGCCGGTGACCGAGACCAGCCGCGTCGGCCGGTTCAGCTGTTTGCCGCGGGCCGCGTTGATCAGCAGCGGGAAGTCGCCCATCGAACCGATGTCGATCTTTCCGGCGGTCATCTGTGCGGTGATCGGCGCGCCCGTGGCGTAGTCCTGCCACTTCACCTTGTAGGTGACGCCGTCCCGCTTGCCGCGTGCGGCGAGCTCCCGCTCGAAGTAGCCGAGCGAGCGCAGCAGCGTGCCGGCCGTGACGGTGTTGATGGTCTTGGACTGGTAGCCGACCGTGACGGTGACGGTCGAGCCGTCGCCCGCCTCCGCGGCGCCGCCGCAGCCGGTGAGCGGCAGCAACAGGGCGGCGGCGAGAAGCGCAACTGGCTTGCGTGGCATGGGAGTTCGTACCTCTCAGCGAAGCAGATAGGGCATGTTGACGGTGACCGCGTCCGTGGGACACCGGGCCGCGCACGGGCCGCAGTACCAGCACTCGTCCACGTGCATGAAGGCCTTGCCGCTGTCCGGGTTGATCGCGAGGGAGTCGAGCGGGCACATGTCGACGCAGAGCGTGCAGCCGTCGATGCACTTCGACTCGTCGATGGTCACGGGCACGTCGGCGCGCTGGGGTGCCAGAGGCATGGCTGTCTCCAGGAGAGGGGTACGGGGTGAAGGTCAGAGGGAGCGGTGGAGCAGCCCGCTCATGGTGATGCGGTCGCCGCGGAAGCGGATGAACTCCAGGTCCACGGGCCGGCCGTCGGAGAGATGGGTGAGCCGTTCCAGCATGAGTACGGCCGCGCCGCGCGGGGCTTCGAGTACGGCGGCGGAGTGCGCGTCGGCGTTGACGGCCTCCAGGGTGATCTCGGCCGTGCCGAGCGGCTGCCCGGTGAGCGTCTCGAGCAGCCGGAACACATCGGTGTGCTCCAGGTCGCAGCCGAGCAGACCGGTGCCGATGTCCATCGGGATGTAGGTGAGGTCGAGGGAGAGCGGCAGGCCGTTCAGCCGGCGCAGCCGCTCGATGTAGAGCACATCGGTGTGCTCCGCGAGGCCGAGCCGCCGGGCCACGGGTGCGGGCGCGGCGACCGGACCGACCGTACGGACTTCGTTGGTGACGTCGCCGTGTTCGTGCAGGGTTTCGGCGAGGCCCTGCAGCCGGTCGAGGCCGTGCGAGTACTTCTCGGACACCACGACCGTGCCGACGCCCGGCTGCCGTTCGACCAGCCCCTCCGTACGCAGCAGATCCAGCGCCTGCCTGACGGTGTTGCGGGACACGCGGTAGTCGTCGCCGATCGCGCCTTCGAGCGGCAGCACGCCACCGGGAAAGCCGCCGGTGCGCGCCTGGTGGCGCAGCAGGTCGGCGAGCTGCCGCGCCTGGTCCGCGCGCAGCCGCCGCCGTCGGGCGGCGGCGACCGGCACGGTGTGCTCGCGGAAACGTTCGGCTGGCATGCGATGGACCATACCGACGCTGTGTCGACGGTGGTGTTGCCAGAGTGTTGCGCCACTCAGGGCATGGATCACACCGCTTTGACCTGCGTGTTTGTGGAGGTGGCGGAAAGATCTGCCACCCCGGGGGCGTCAGTCGCCTCCGCCGCCGTCCCCACCGCCACCGCCGTCCCCACCGCCGTCGCCGCCCCCGTCGACGGCGCCGCCCCCGTCCCCGAAGCTGCCACTACTGCTCGACTGCTTGTCCTGCTGTACGGCGCGGTGCACCGCGTACGGCGCCCACTCCTCCCGTACGAGAACCCGCAGCCGGCCCCGCTCCCGCCAGGTCTCGAATCCCGGATACAGCACCCCGGCAAGACCGATCGCCGAAGTGAAGGCGGCCAGTAGCCGGCTGCGACGGTCCGGGAAGCCGACCGTCATCGACTCGGCGTAGCGCCCCCGCGCCCGAGCCGAGCAGTCCTCGGCCGCCGCGGGGTACCGGTGGTACGGGAAGAGACCCAGGAAGCGGCGCCTCTCCACCCGCAGCACACCGCGCCCCACCAGTTGGTGCAGGCACAGCTCTTCGACTTCCCGCCCGGTGCGCCTGACCCAGGGCCGGGCCCGTACGCCGTCGCCGAACCGGCTCATGCCCGGGGCCGGGAGGCTCGCCAGGATCTGTGCCGACAGCCGGTCCTGCGGCGGCAGTGGATTGACCACCGTCACCCGGCCGTGTGCCTCGGCGACCCTGCCCTGGAGCTCGAGCTCGGCCAGGGCAGCGCCGGCCAGCCCGTACTGCAGATAGCGCCGACCGCAGTGCCGACGGCCCGTCACCGGGTCCAGGGCAAGCAGCAACAGCTCCTCGGGCAGGGTGAGTTCCGTCATTACCCGGCGCTCGGTACGATCCGGCCGGTCACTTCGCCCAGGCCCACCCGTACGCCGTCCGGGCCCGGCGCCCAGGCAGTCATGGTCACCACATCGCCGTCCTCCAGGAAGGTCCGTTTGCCCTCGGGCAGTTCGAGGGCGTCCCGGCCGTTCCAGGTGAGCTCGAGCAGCGAGCCGCGCTGGTGGACCTCGGGGCCGCTGACCGTGCCGGAGCCGAAGAGGTCTCCCGTACGGAGCGAGGCGCCGTTGACCGTCATATGGGCCAGCTGCTGGGCAGCCGTCCAGTACATCGTGGCGAACGGCGGCTCGGCGACCACATGCCCGTTGATCGCCACCGTGATGCGCAGGTCGAAGCCGCCCGGCTCCTCCTCGGCGGAGTCGTCGAGGTAGGGGAGCAGATCGAAGTCCCTGGCAGGCGCGGCGGTCCTGGCCGCGTCCAGGGCCTCGAGCGGGGTCACCCAGGCGGATACGGATGTGGCGAAGGACTTCCCGAGGAACGGGCCGAGCGGGACGTACTCCCAGGCCTGGATGTCGCGCGCCGACCAGTCGTTGAGGAGCGAGAGCCCGAAGACATGGTCGCGGAAGTCGCCGAGTGCGACCGGCCTGCCCAGCTCGGAGGGGGTGCCGACGAGGAAGGCCACCTCGGCCTCGATGTCGAGCTTCACGGACGGGCCGAAGAGCGGCGCGGCGTCGGCGGGGGTCTTGCGCTGGCCACAGGGGCGTACCACGTCCGTGCCGGAGACGACGACGGTGCCGGAGCGGCCGTGGTAACCGATCGGCAGATGCTTCCAGTTGGGGGTCAGCGCGTCCCCGTCCGGCCGGAAGATCTTGCCGACGTTGGTGGCGTGGTGCTCGCTCGCGTAGAAGTCGACATAGTCCGCGACGTCGTACGGGAGGTGCAGCGTGACCGAGCCGAGCGGGTGGAGGAGCGGCTCGATGTCCGGCCGGTGGGCGGGCACCGTGACCCAGGCGGTGAGCGCGCGGCGTACATCGCGC
This window contains:
- a CDS encoding ABC transporter substrate-binding protein — its product is MPRKPVALLAAALLLPLTGCGGAAEAGDGSTVTVTVGYQSKTINTVTAGTLLRSLGYFERELAARGKRDGVTYKVKWQDYATGAPITAQMTAGKIDIGSMGDFPLLINAARGKQLNRPTRLVSVTGYNLRGGLNTVVTAPDSKVASLKDLRGKKVSTSVGSAADGTLVRALQRADIDPEKDIRKLNQQPAVGASALQAGSVDALSQFVAWPGLLAFQGRAKALYDGAELNLPTFHGVTAREDFAKKRPAVLEDFLRAQADATEYLRAHPVAAAESVAKATGLPPEVVYLYNGANGIATFDPTLKPRLVDALKKDVPVLKSAKLVGDVDVDAFVDDQYVKRAYGDGYAKALTATSAAARSEVWLTGKTVTQSFNSSAELLRYVSAHRDAVRAAYVPDATTGTLWFADKAVWVADGTTLRPFVTPSTAAAFVAGHPGARTVPYADALKQASAS
- the fahA gene encoding fumarylacetoacetase, which produces MPEQSPLDLAEGDPFGPHNLPYGVFTTADEPDRRRLGVRIGDRVLDAGAAAHALGSPYAALLAQPSLNPLLAAGRTAWRDVRRALTAWVTVPAHRPDIEPLLHPLGSVTLHLPYDVADYVDFYASEHHATNVGKIFRPDGDALTPNWKHLPIGYHGRSGTVVVSGTDVVRPCGQRKTPADAAPLFGPSVKLDIEAEVAFLVGTPSELGRPVALGDFRDHVFGLSLLNDWSARDIQAWEYVPLGPFLGKSFATSVSAWVTPLEALDAARTAAPARDFDLLPYLDDSAEEEPGGFDLRITVAINGHVVAEPPFATMYWTAAQQLAHMTVNGASLRTGDLFGSGTVSGPEVHQRGSLLELTWNGRDALELPEGKRTFLEDGDVVTMTAWAPGPDGVRVGLGEVTGRIVPSAG
- a CDS encoding GntR family transcriptional regulator, which translates into the protein MPAERFREHTVPVAAARRRRLRADQARQLADLLRHQARTGGFPGGVLPLEGAIGDDYRVSRNTVRQALDLLRTEGLVERQPGVGTVVVSEKYSHGLDRLQGLAETLHEHGDVTNEVRTVGPVAAPAPVARRLGLAEHTDVLYIERLRRLNGLPLSLDLTYIPMDIGTGLLGCDLEHTDVFRLLETLTGQPLGTAEITLEAVNADAHSAAVLEAPRGAAVLMLERLTHLSDGRPVDLEFIRFRGDRITMSGLLHRSL
- a CDS encoding 4Fe-4S dicluster domain-containing protein, whose protein sequence is MPLAPQRADVPVTIDESKCIDGCTLCVDMCPLDSLAINPDSGKAFMHVDECWYCGPCAARCPTDAVTVNMPYLLR
- a CDS encoding GOLPH3/VPS74 family protein, with the protein product MTELTLPEELLLLALDPVTGRRHCGRRYLQYGLAGAALAELELQGRVAEAHGRVTVVNPLPPQDRLSAQILASLPAPGMSRFGDGVRARPWVRRTGREVEELCLHQLVGRGVLRVERRRFLGLFPYHRYPAAAEDCSARARGRYAESMTVGFPDRRSRLLAAFTSAIGLAGVLYPGFETWRERGRLRVLVREEWAPYAVHRAVQQDKQSSSSGSFGDGGGAVDGGGDGGGDGGGGGDGGGGD